The Apium graveolens cultivar Ventura chromosome 11, ASM990537v1, whole genome shotgun sequence genome has a window encoding:
- the LOC141695125 gene encoding vesicle-associated protein 2-2-like: MQELRVIPPDMLCRDKFLLQCAMVVAGTTEEDITSATFSKDGKYVEEKKLRVILVSPPNYPISSPVNKRLKQVQYNEVLIPEDQNPNSIENFSPRQTVIENMKKNKLDGAVDSKPTTKENIPKLMLSKDVVHEKKDCINSKMVKEIEELKVVKDIEDHKPLNDVKSEIMMDGDKLKLGKDIEEVKSKIRKFEIKLNEAERTISKLTEEKRLSTQDRENLQQELALLRSKRTELEPGFPLLFVCMVALVSSFFGYLLQKP; encoded by the exons ATGCAAGAACTACGGGTTATTCCTCCTGATATGCTTTGCAGAGACAAGTTTTTACTGCAATGTGCTATGGTTGTTGCGGGGACAACTGAAGAGGATATTACATCTGCCACG TTTTCCAAAGATGGGAAATATGTTGAGGAGAAGAAGCTGAGAGTGATTCTTGTCAGCCCACCTAATTATCCTATATCTTCTCCAGTCAATAAAAGACTAAAGCAGGTGCAATATAATGAAGTGTTAATACCAGAAGATCAAAATCCAAATAGCATCGAAAACTTCAGTCCTCGTCAGACG GTTATTGAGAATATGAAAAAAAACAAATTGGATGGTGCTGTGGACTCAAAGCCAACAACGAAAGAAAATATTCCGAAGTTGATGCTAAGCAAAGATGTTGTGCATGAAAAGAAGGATTGCATAAATTCTAAAATGGTAAAGGAAATAGAGGAGCTGAAGGTAGTGAAAGATATTGAGGACCATAAACCACTGAATGATGTCAAATCTGAAATAATGATGGACGGGGACAAGCTGAAGTTAGGGAAGGATATTGAGGAGGTGAAGTCAAAAATCAGAAAGTTTGAAATAAAGTTAAATGAG GCTGAGAGAACAATTTCAAAGCTGACAGAAGAAAAGAGGTTGAGTACACAAGACAGGGAAAATTTACAGCAGGAATTG GCTTTGCTGAGGAGTAAGAGAACTGAACTCGAACCGGGATTCCCTCTGTTGTTTGTTTGTATGGTGGCACTTGTTAGCAGCTTCTTTGGTTACCTTCTACAAAAGCCCTAG